A region from the Sandaracinus amylolyticus genome encodes:
- a CDS encoding nidogen-like domain-containing protein produces MYRFVWTSAIVVALLGSPTAALAQPELIDDLGGPTGFGTDCLAPNDDQSSPQIDLSAAFPGGLEFFGRRHTRVFVNTNGNITFNAALSTFTPEPIPLPATFTGRQPMIAPYWADVDIRGVSGSCSSRSNNGVWWHLSPGQLVVTWDRVGYYNTHNDLQMTFQLIVREARYCGVPGDFDVEFRFTQCEWETGDASGGSAGFGGTPAQVGFDAANGLDFVTIPGSRTNGISRVMCDQSNVGVPGVWRFAIRRGEVECPDAGDICTVPGQIGQCADGRTQCEGSGIVCEPLVGATDETCDSYDNDCDGTTDEGENTELCPGLQVCDRGRCIDPCFEGGCSDGFTCTESGVCLENACEGVTCETGQRCIGGTCGDVCAGVVCPDGQSCVGGRCEDLCENIECGQCQICDAGSCITRCEVAGCVEGQACDETGRCVDEACLGVICGPNRSCRAGRCVSSCEDVVCPMGQMCVDGVCERTVPMMPDSGPGVDAHVPQPFDAGMPDSGSHAPPPPSEGCGCAVPGGSNGAVPATWMLVLAIGVVLAARRRGANLLPFVVAGALATSAAACTTRDPGSDLMDEPCGDGIVTFPELCDDANTEGGDGCSQLCFIESGFTCTGSPSVCTEIGAEAECGNRAIESGEECDDGTESVECDLDCTRAQCGDGELNRRAGEECDDENDVAGDGCSATCMIEPRTCGDGTCDSGETCTNCVPDCAETPACVDCSVDYDGDGAFDSACGGTDCNDTDPNVHPGATEVPCNRIDEDCSTTTLDAVDADGDRSSCNFDCDDNNAMRSPLFLELCDDGIDNDCSERTPDVFDADGDGASCVDDCDDYRATTCPDCDELCNNTLDDDCDPSTPDRFDADGDTSSCEADCDDDDPRRRPGGTEVCDGLDNDCDGLLDGTNEDDDRDGHADVACGATCVGRCGDCLDTNASVHPDSREVCGNVIDDDCDAASLDDVVDNDGDGSFCDLDCNDADSTLVPNNAGVCGTPFGYVQTFETDAGGWTGTGSWARGRPTKDFITRAGEGDNAWVTGLTSDYADNETSYLTSPVIDMRAATTDVVLSFAHIFETESCCDRGWLELSLNGGSTWTKVGRFGQGTNWYNDEDDQAWGGTSGPSGTWRRASITLPGTAGQANVRLRFYFDSDGSSVRDGFGVDDVRMGDQLPDLTVAAVGVGAANACAGLDTPVTASVRNTGTTTIGSYDLSYAIDGAAPVTERITRTLRPGETYEHTFATTAVLAAGTRSVRVTVALAGDVASGNDARTGSVVISPVIAIASGSPYLEGFETGAGGWEASGTASSWARIQPMPAPMGMPARFIDRAGAGTYAWTTNPAYNNNERSYLTSPCFDVSGLTADPTISFSHIYTLRSGHQDHTWLEVSRDGAAWEKLGAVGEGTNWYDAGSADVWRGSSGNAGVWRTASHVLDGVAGSAVIRLRFVLSSDGGGTSDGVGVDAVSLAP; encoded by the coding sequence GTGTACCGTTTCGTCTGGACCTCCGCGATCGTAGTCGCCCTGCTCGGCAGCCCAACCGCGGCGCTCGCACAGCCGGAGCTGATCGACGACCTAGGCGGCCCGACCGGCTTCGGCACGGACTGCCTGGCGCCCAACGACGACCAGTCCTCGCCGCAGATCGACCTCTCCGCGGCGTTCCCCGGTGGGCTCGAGTTCTTCGGTCGTCGCCACACCCGCGTGTTCGTCAACACGAACGGGAACATCACGTTCAACGCGGCGCTGAGCACGTTCACGCCCGAGCCGATCCCGCTGCCCGCGACGTTCACCGGGCGCCAGCCGATGATCGCGCCGTACTGGGCGGACGTCGACATCCGCGGCGTGAGCGGTAGCTGCTCCAGCCGCTCGAACAACGGCGTGTGGTGGCACCTCAGCCCCGGCCAGCTCGTCGTGACCTGGGATCGCGTCGGCTACTACAACACGCACAACGATCTCCAGATGACGTTCCAGCTGATCGTCCGCGAGGCCCGCTACTGCGGCGTCCCGGGCGACTTCGACGTCGAGTTCCGCTTCACGCAGTGCGAGTGGGAGACCGGTGACGCGAGCGGTGGCTCGGCCGGCTTCGGCGGAACGCCCGCGCAGGTCGGCTTCGACGCGGCGAACGGCCTCGACTTCGTGACGATCCCCGGCTCGCGCACGAACGGCATCAGCCGCGTGATGTGCGATCAGTCGAACGTCGGCGTGCCCGGCGTGTGGCGCTTCGCGATCCGCCGCGGCGAGGTCGAGTGCCCCGACGCGGGCGACATCTGCACGGTGCCCGGTCAGATCGGCCAGTGCGCCGACGGCCGCACGCAGTGCGAGGGCTCGGGCATCGTCTGCGAGCCCCTCGTCGGCGCGACCGACGAGACCTGCGACTCGTACGACAACGACTGCGACGGCACGACGGACGAGGGCGAGAACACGGAGCTCTGCCCCGGCCTGCAGGTGTGTGATCGCGGCCGCTGCATCGACCCGTGCTTCGAGGGTGGCTGCTCCGACGGCTTCACCTGCACCGAGTCGGGCGTGTGCCTCGAGAACGCGTGCGAGGGCGTGACCTGCGAGACGGGTCAGCGCTGCATCGGCGGCACCTGCGGTGACGTCTGCGCGGGCGTGGTGTGCCCCGACGGACAGAGCTGCGTCGGCGGTCGCTGCGAGGACCTCTGCGAGAACATCGAGTGCGGCCAGTGCCAGATCTGCGACGCCGGCTCGTGCATCACGCGCTGCGAGGTCGCGGGCTGCGTCGAGGGTCAGGCGTGCGACGAGACCGGGCGCTGCGTCGACGAAGCGTGCCTCGGCGTCATCTGCGGGCCGAACCGCTCGTGCCGCGCCGGTCGCTGCGTGAGCTCGTGCGAGGACGTCGTCTGCCCGATGGGCCAGATGTGCGTCGACGGCGTGTGCGAGCGGACGGTGCCGATGATGCCGGACTCCGGCCCGGGCGTGGACGCGCACGTGCCGCAGCCGTTCGACGCGGGCATGCCGGACTCGGGCTCGCACGCGCCGCCCCCTCCGAGCGAAGGCTGCGGATGCGCGGTGCCCGGCGGATCGAACGGCGCGGTGCCCGCGACGTGGATGCTCGTGCTCGCGATCGGTGTGGTGCTCGCGGCGCGGCGTCGGGGTGCGAACCTGCTCCCTTTCGTCGTGGCCGGCGCGCTCGCGACGAGCGCGGCGGCGTGCACGACGCGTGACCCGGGCAGCGACCTGATGGACGAGCCCTGCGGGGACGGGATCGTCACGTTCCCGGAGCTCTGCGACGACGCCAACACCGAGGGCGGCGACGGCTGCTCGCAGCTCTGCTTCATCGAGAGCGGCTTCACGTGCACCGGCTCGCCGAGCGTGTGCACCGAGATCGGCGCCGAGGCCGAGTGCGGCAACCGCGCGATCGAGAGCGGCGAGGAGTGCGACGACGGCACCGAGAGCGTCGAGTGCGATCTCGACTGCACGCGCGCGCAGTGCGGCGACGGCGAGCTGAACCGCCGCGCGGGCGAAGAGTGCGACGACGAGAACGACGTCGCCGGCGACGGCTGCAGCGCGACGTGCATGATCGAGCCGCGCACGTGCGGCGACGGAACGTGCGACTCGGGCGAGACGTGCACGAACTGCGTGCCCGATTGCGCGGAGACCCCGGCGTGCGTCGACTGCTCGGTCGACTACGACGGCGACGGCGCGTTCGACTCGGCGTGCGGCGGCACGGACTGCAACGACACCGACCCGAACGTCCACCCGGGCGCGACCGAGGTCCCGTGCAACCGCATCGACGAGGACTGCTCGACGACGACGCTCGACGCGGTCGACGCCGACGGTGATCGCTCGTCGTGCAACTTCGACTGCGACGACAACAACGCGATGCGCTCGCCGCTCTTCCTCGAGCTGTGCGACGACGGCATCGACAACGACTGCAGCGAGCGCACGCCCGACGTGTTCGACGCGGACGGCGACGGCGCGTCGTGCGTGGACGACTGCGACGACTATCGCGCCACGACGTGCCCGGACTGCGACGAGCTCTGCAACAACACGCTCGACGACGACTGCGACCCGTCGACCCCCGATCGCTTCGACGCCGACGGTGACACGTCGAGCTGCGAGGCCGACTGCGACGACGACGATCCGCGCCGCCGTCCGGGCGGGACCGAGGTGTGCGACGGCCTCGACAACGACTGCGACGGCCTGCTCGACGGCACGAACGAAGACGACGATCGCGACGGCCACGCGGACGTGGCGTGCGGCGCGACGTGCGTCGGGCGCTGCGGCGACTGCCTCGACACCAACGCGTCGGTCCACCCGGACTCGCGCGAGGTCTGCGGCAACGTGATCGACGACGACTGCGACGCGGCGTCGCTCGACGACGTGGTCGACAACGACGGCGACGGCTCGTTCTGCGATCTCGACTGCAACGACGCGGACTCGACGCTGGTGCCGAACAACGCGGGCGTGTGCGGCACGCCGTTCGGCTACGTGCAGACCTTCGAGACCGACGCGGGCGGCTGGACCGGCACCGGCAGCTGGGCGCGTGGCCGTCCGACGAAGGACTTCATCACGCGCGCCGGCGAGGGCGACAACGCGTGGGTCACGGGGCTGACCTCGGACTACGCGGACAACGAGACCTCGTACCTCACGTCGCCGGTGATCGACATGCGCGCGGCGACGACGGACGTCGTGCTCTCGTTCGCGCACATCTTCGAGACCGAGTCGTGCTGCGACCGCGGGTGGCTCGAGCTCTCGCTCAACGGCGGCTCGACCTGGACGAAGGTCGGCCGCTTCGGGCAGGGCACCAACTGGTACAACGACGAAGACGATCAGGCGTGGGGGGGCACCAGCGGCCCGTCCGGCACCTGGCGTCGCGCGTCGATCACGCTCCCGGGCACCGCGGGCCAGGCCAACGTGCGCCTGCGGTTCTACTTCGACTCGGACGGCAGCAGCGTCCGCGACGGCTTCGGTGTCGACGACGTCCGCATGGGCGATCAGCTGCCGGACCTGACGGTCGCGGCGGTGGGCGTCGGCGCGGCGAACGCGTGCGCGGGCCTCGACACGCCGGTGACCGCGTCGGTGCGCAACACCGGCACGACGACGATCGGCTCGTACGATCTCTCGTACGCGATCGACGGTGCGGCGCCGGTGACGGAGCGCATCACGCGCACGCTGCGTCCCGGCGAGACGTACGAGCACACGTTCGCCACGACCGCGGTGCTCGCCGCGGGCACGCGCAGCGTGCGGGTCACGGTCGCGCTGGCCGGCGACGTCGCGTCCGGGAACGACGCGCGTACGGGCTCGGTCGTGATCTCGCCGGTGATCGCGATCGCGTCGGGCTCGCCGTACCTCGAGGGCTTCGAGACCGGCGCCGGTGGCTGGGAGGCGAGCGGCACCGCGAGCTCGTGGGCGCGCATCCAGCCGATGCCGGCACCGATGGGCATGCCGGCGCGCTTCATCGATCGCGCGGGTGCAGGCACGTACGCGTGGACGACGAACCCTGCGTACAACAACAACGAGCGCAGCTACCTGACGTCGCCGTGCTTCGACGTGTCGGGGCTGACCGCCGATCCGACGATCTCGTTCAGCCACATCTACACCCTGCGCTCGGGCCACCAGGATCACACCTGGCTCGAGGTCTCGCGCGACGGGGCGGCGTGGGAGAAGCTCGGCGCCGTCGGTGAGGGCACGAACTGGTACGACGCCGGCAGCGCGGACGTGTGGCGCGGCTCGAGCGGCAACGCGGGGGTCTGGCGGACCGCGTCGCACGTGCTCGACGGCGTGGCGGGATCCGCCGTGATCCGTCTCCGCTTCGTGCTCTCGTCGGATGGTGGCGGGACGAGCGACGGCGTCGGGGTCGACGCGGTCTCGCTGGCCCCGTGA
- a CDS encoding myxococcus cysteine-rich repeat containing protein: MRRWLAIGCLLACTAALSACGDDDGGGTDGGTTDGGRDGGGQRDDGGGVDPCVGRDLCDTAGTSCDGETLVTCAADVDGCLVESRNSCPIEGQICDATGGSATCVDPCSLLPEEVRCETDGARACDGERLEVCGADANGCLVLTTTQCDEVATDGFCNEAGGPSGDMAACDVPGDPCEGVTQCAAPSRACSTDNTSLVVCAANEMGCLVETTTPCGAPDVCDATDPTMVACVTPRGANNTCATAESISATRTIQDEDIVLGGTPPPSGDTCDADGDEHTLYYELTIPALTKVDVAVSPDAEETDLVLLVLDSCSAADCSLRNDDDPEVATLVNGETTAVTRIVAVHGYAADETGTYDISFTYAALAPNGACPAATPVTGTASFSIDTTLGGLRPPGSSCSGQDGLGAMYYAVTVPPGGIVDVVTSNSSLDRVLSVLDSCAATNCSFSTDSAPERTRLVNRGTEAMTQIVTVHPYYDDENGMLDLAFNYPSLAPNSSCAMPQAITGDTMLAGQDLATGGPRPTGTGCEAGSDSALYYAVQIPPMTVAQLVATPASGTDIAMVQQDTCGGTSACVSATDSAPETLRLANATAAMVTRYVAVHGSTTSTLTGTFSLAATFQPLAPNASCASAEPVDSTTGTLRGESTTLGGPRPAGEGCATNTGGSGTLYYSVTVDPGSAVDVVTSTGASFDRVMVIKDACDATACTYHTDADPEAGRIVNTTSAPITRIVAVHPYSTASGTYDIAFNYTDLADNAACAAATPITEGSPALTGQSLAGGGPRPVGTGCSTSGDSRTLYYTVTIPSMRAVDVVATPTSGDIVLLTQDSCGAAACSSRSDSGSPERARLVNTSASAVTRLVSVHGTSASAAAPVFNIAFNYATIAPNSICSGAEVVSGDRVIAGDLALGGPRPTGTSCGSATGNSALYYTVTVPANSAVDVTATPAASLNIALTAQESCTATSCASAIDAASAGNPERTTLLNATGAAITRSIAVFGSTASSTGTFSIQFDERPIACGDGRIEGPEACDDNNTGSTDGCSSTCEVEPNFICTGTPSTCRAVAPNAFCAGATAVTADISLSGENPLMGGPAPTGAGCSIGTTPGTGRALYYAVTIPPQTRVEVTTTGTLDRVLITQDACNVACTSTTDSSPERATLRNNTSAPITRIVVIHPYSSATSAWGVAFAYHPYACGDGRTEGAETCDDGNTTAGDGCAACAAEAGYACVGSPSTCISGAPANAYCAAAEPIAGPGPVTLTGESTAAGGPRPTGANCGSGSDVARTLYYAVTIPAAQQVTATASSVTGNVVLFSQTDCAETSCLGSSDTPDRINVVNATGASLTRIIGVRSSSTTAATYNLTFTFTPSFVAIPGACVDASAGTVLAVSGDSDASPTATLPIPFTFFGTAMTHWAASSNGLLQIASSTFSGYEFSGSDTIPDTDAPNGYISPFWDDLVVSAPGSVRWLVTGADGSRRFVVEWNQVEIWNQTGRLTFQAHLLEGSNAIELHYCSSTSTSGRFLGNSATIGIENSTGTDGVLLSFDTAGAATPGNGFRFTPLP, encoded by the coding sequence ATGCGACGATGGCTCGCAATCGGCTGTCTGCTCGCGTGCACCGCAGCGCTGAGCGCGTGCGGTGACGACGACGGGGGCGGCACGGATGGGGGCACGACGGACGGCGGCCGCGACGGCGGCGGCCAGAGAGACGACGGCGGCGGGGTCGATCCGTGCGTCGGACGCGATCTCTGCGACACCGCGGGCACGAGCTGCGACGGCGAGACGCTCGTGACGTGCGCGGCGGACGTGGACGGCTGCTTGGTCGAGTCGCGCAACTCGTGCCCGATCGAGGGCCAGATCTGCGACGCGACCGGCGGTAGCGCGACGTGCGTCGATCCGTGCTCGCTCCTTCCGGAAGAGGTGCGCTGCGAGACCGACGGCGCGCGTGCGTGCGACGGTGAGCGCCTCGAGGTCTGCGGCGCCGACGCGAACGGCTGTCTCGTGCTCACGACGACGCAGTGCGACGAGGTCGCGACCGACGGCTTCTGCAACGAGGCAGGCGGTCCGAGCGGCGACATGGCTGCGTGCGACGTCCCCGGCGATCCTTGTGAGGGCGTCACGCAGTGCGCCGCGCCTTCGCGCGCGTGCAGCACCGACAACACGTCGCTGGTCGTCTGCGCGGCGAACGAGATGGGCTGCCTCGTCGAGACGACGACGCCGTGCGGAGCGCCCGACGTGTGCGACGCGACCGACCCCACGATGGTCGCGTGCGTCACGCCGCGCGGTGCGAACAACACCTGCGCGACGGCGGAGTCGATCAGCGCGACCCGCACGATCCAGGACGAGGACATCGTGCTCGGCGGCACGCCGCCGCCGAGCGGCGACACCTGCGACGCAGACGGCGACGAGCACACGCTCTACTACGAGCTGACGATCCCGGCGCTCACGAAGGTCGACGTCGCGGTCTCGCCGGACGCGGAAGAGACCGATCTCGTGCTCCTCGTGCTCGACTCGTGCAGCGCGGCCGACTGCAGCCTGCGCAACGATGACGACCCCGAGGTCGCGACGCTCGTCAACGGCGAGACGACTGCGGTCACGCGCATCGTCGCGGTGCACGGCTACGCGGCGGACGAGACCGGCACGTACGACATCTCGTTCACCTACGCCGCGCTCGCACCGAACGGCGCGTGCCCGGCCGCGACGCCGGTCACCGGCACCGCGTCGTTCTCGATCGACACGACGCTCGGCGGGCTGCGCCCGCCCGGCTCGAGCTGCAGCGGCCAGGACGGCTTGGGCGCGATGTACTACGCCGTCACGGTCCCGCCGGGGGGCATCGTCGACGTCGTGACGTCGAACTCGTCGCTCGATCGCGTGCTGTCCGTCCTCGACTCCTGCGCTGCGACGAACTGCTCGTTCTCGACCGACTCGGCCCCCGAGCGCACGCGCCTGGTCAACCGCGGCACCGAGGCGATGACGCAGATCGTGACGGTCCACCCGTACTACGACGACGAGAACGGGATGCTGGACCTCGCGTTCAACTACCCGTCGCTCGCGCCCAACTCCAGCTGCGCGATGCCGCAGGCGATCACCGGCGACACGATGCTCGCCGGCCAGGACCTCGCCACCGGTGGGCCGCGCCCGACCGGAACGGGGTGCGAAGCGGGCAGCGACTCCGCGCTGTACTACGCGGTGCAGATCCCGCCGATGACGGTCGCGCAGCTCGTCGCGACGCCCGCCTCGGGCACCGACATCGCGATGGTCCAGCAGGACACGTGCGGCGGCACCTCGGCATGCGTCTCGGCGACTGACAGCGCGCCGGAGACGCTCCGCCTCGCGAACGCGACGGCCGCGATGGTCACGCGCTACGTGGCGGTCCACGGGTCGACCACGTCGACGCTGACCGGCACGTTCTCGCTCGCGGCGACCTTCCAGCCGCTCGCGCCGAACGCCTCGTGCGCCTCGGCCGAGCCGGTCGACTCCACGACGGGCACGCTCCGTGGTGAGTCGACGACGCTCGGCGGCCCGCGCCCCGCGGGCGAGGGCTGCGCGACGAACACCGGCGGCAGCGGCACGCTCTACTACTCCGTCACGGTCGACCCGGGCTCCGCGGTCGATGTCGTCACCTCGACGGGCGCGAGCTTCGATCGCGTGATGGTCATCAAGGACGCGTGCGACGCGACTGCGTGCACCTACCACACGGACGCGGATCCCGAGGCGGGTCGCATCGTGAACACGACGTCGGCGCCGATCACGCGCATCGTCGCGGTGCATCCGTACTCGACCGCGAGCGGCACGTACGACATCGCGTTCAACTACACCGATCTCGCCGACAACGCTGCGTGCGCGGCGGCCACGCCGATCACCGAGGGAAGCCCTGCGCTGACGGGTCAGAGCCTGGCCGGCGGTGGACCGCGCCCGGTGGGCACGGGCTGCAGCACGAGCGGCGACAGCCGAACGCTCTACTACACCGTGACCATCCCCTCGATGCGCGCGGTCGACGTGGTCGCGACGCCGACCAGCGGTGACATCGTGCTGCTCACGCAGGACAGCTGCGGCGCGGCGGCCTGCTCGTCGCGCAGTGACTCGGGCTCGCCCGAGCGCGCGCGACTGGTCAACACGAGCGCGAGCGCAGTGACGCGGCTCGTCTCGGTGCACGGCACGTCGGCGAGCGCGGCTGCGCCGGTGTTCAACATCGCGTTCAACTACGCGACGATCGCACCCAACTCGATCTGCAGCGGCGCTGAGGTGGTGTCGGGTGATCGCGTGATCGCCGGCGACCTCGCTCTCGGTGGCCCGCGCCCGACCGGCACGAGCTGCGGCTCGGCGACCGGCAACAGCGCGCTCTACTACACCGTGACCGTGCCGGCGAACAGCGCGGTCGACGTCACCGCCACGCCCGCGGCGAGCCTCAACATCGCGCTCACGGCGCAGGAGTCCTGCACCGCGACCTCGTGCGCTTCGGCAATCGATGCGGCCAGCGCGGGGAACCCCGAGCGCACGACGCTCCTGAACGCGACGGGCGCCGCGATCACCCGCAGCATCGCGGTGTTCGGCTCGACTGCGTCGAGCACCGGCACGTTCTCGATCCAGTTCGACGAGCGCCCCATCGCCTGCGGCGACGGACGCATCGAGGGCCCCGAGGCGTGTGACGACAACAACACCGGGAGCACCGACGGCTGCTCGTCGACCTGCGAGGTGGAGCCGAACTTCATCTGCACGGGTACGCCGTCGACGTGTCGCGCGGTGGCGCCGAACGCGTTCTGCGCAGGTGCGACGGCGGTCACGGCGGACATCTCGCTCAGTGGTGAGAACCCGCTGATGGGCGGACCGGCGCCGACGGGCGCGGGCTGCTCGATCGGGACCACGCCCGGCACGGGCCGTGCGCTCTACTACGCCGTCACCATCCCGCCGCAGACGCGCGTCGAGGTGACGACCACGGGCACGCTCGATCGCGTGCTCATCACGCAGGACGCGTGCAACGTGGCCTGTACGTCGACCACGGACTCGAGCCCCGAGCGCGCGACGCTGCGCAACAACACGAGCGCGCCGATCACGCGCATCGTCGTGATCCACCCCTACAGCAGCGCCACGAGCGCGTGGGGTGTGGCGTTCGCGTACCACCCGTACGCGTGCGGCGACGGGCGCACCGAGGGCGCGGAGACGTGCGACGACGGCAACACGACGGCCGGCGACGGCTGCGCTGCGTGCGCCGCCGAGGCCGGCTACGCATGTGTCGGCAGTCCTTCGACGTGCATCAGCGGGGCGCCGGCGAACGCGTACTGCGCGGCCGCCGAGCCGATCGCCGGACCGGGCCCGGTCACGCTGACCGGTGAGAGCACGGCGGCGGGTGGCCCCCGCCCGACCGGCGCGAACTGCGGCAGCGGGAGCGACGTTGCCCGCACGCTGTACTACGCGGTCACGATCCCGGCGGCGCAGCAGGTGACTGCGACGGCGTCGAGCGTGACCGGCAACGTGGTGCTGTTCTCGCAGACCGACTGCGCGGAGACGTCATGCCTCGGTTCGAGCGACACGCCGGATCGAATCAACGTCGTCAACGCGACGGGCGCGTCGCTCACGCGGATCATCGGCGTGCGTAGCTCGAGCACGACCGCCGCGACGTACAACCTGACGTTCACGTTCACCCCGTCGTTCGTCGCGATCCCGGGTGCGTGCGTCGACGCCAGCGCAGGGACGGTGCTCGCGGTGTCGGGCGACTCGGACGCGTCGCCGACCGCGACGCTGCCGATCCCGTTCACGTTCTTCGGCACCGCGATGACGCACTGGGCGGCGAGCAGCAACGGCTTGCTCCAGATCGCGTCGAGCACGTTCAGCGGGTACGAGTTCAGCGGGAGCGACACGATCCCCGACACTGACGCGCCGAATGGTTACATCTCGCCCTTCTGGGACGACCTCGTGGTCAGCGCGCCCGGCTCGGTGCGCTGGCTCGTGACCGGCGCCGATGGGTCGCGGCGCTTCGTGGTCGAGTGGAACCAGGTGGAGATCTGGAACCAGACCGGCCGCCTCACGTTCCAGGCGCACCTCCTCGAGGGCTCGAACGCGATCGAGCTCCACTACTGCTCGAGCACCAGCACCAGCGGGCGCTTCCTCGGCAACAGCGCGACGATCGGCATCGAGAACTCGACCGGGACCGACGGCGTGCTGCTCTCGTTCGACACGGCGGGGGCGGCGACGCCGGGCAACGGGTTCCGGTTCACGCCGCTCCCCTGA